ttaaaGTATGTAATAAGGACTGTAAAgttatttaacattttttttaattttcataatattttatatgtaaatagGTGTGACATAATAGATAGATTTAAATAGATGAATTCTAagataacaatttgtaaaatggACAGTAAGGCTTTGCCAATGCAATACGAAAAATCGTGAAAgttttaatgatattattagaaTTTTCCAACATTATGAAATAACTTAGCATAGAATCTGCCATCTAAGATGGTACATATAATAGCTATGAAACCTACATGCTTAATAGACGGTGCATTTGGAATCTTAGCCCAGCGATCCACATTCAGACTATTAGTACTTCTCAGCAGaacaattgtaaataataaccaAATGACAATCATTTCGGCACATAAAAGTGACAACTGATTGATCTGGTTGAAGTTATGGGATTAAGTTGAATCCATAGTTATTGACATGGGGTTGTAACTATATATACTCACAtacatattaataaatactaTTAAGGATGTCTGCTCTGGGGATGCCTCCTCACATATTGGCACTTTTTGAAGCGCGTCCTCCCCTTGAACATCTCCCTTTTGCAGACACTACACTAAGGCGTAAGCCTGGCGGCATGGCTCAGTATGTCAAAGAATTTTCAGATGAAATACCAGTACCACAACCTCATTTTGAGACGCCTAAAGAACGTAGAGCTAGGAAAAATAAGGAGAAGATTGAAGCACATCTCCTCCGTCAGAAGAATTTGATTGAACAGTATGACCCCAAATCTGGTAATTCTTTGACACATGACCCATATAAGACACTATTCATAGGCAATTTGGCTTATGAAGCTACGGAACGCCAATTGAGGAGTGAATTTGAAGCCTACGGGAAGATCAAACGAATTAGAATTATTGCGGATGCAAACGGTAATCCTAGAGGCTATGCCTTCATCGAATTTGATACTGAAAGGGAAATGGTTAACGCCTATAAGCGTGGAGATGGGAGAAAGATAGCTGGTAGGAGGGTTATCGTAGATGTGGAGAGATCCAGAACGGTAGCTGGTTGGTTACCGAGGCGGTTAGGAGGGGGGAGGGGTCTGGCTAGGGGCTCCAAGAAAAATATACCTCCGGTTAATATTAATGCCAACCCTGTCAATTCTAGTAGAGGATACAGCCAACCCAGAAATAGTACAAGGAGTTATAGCCAATCAAGGTCTGGCTACGGTAGAACCAACAGTCGTTATGATTACAGCTCAAGAAGTGCCTGTACAGGACGGTCAGATTCAATGCACACAGAAAGACGGGaatacaacaatttaaacCATTCAAACCCAGAAAATACCAGATCAAGTGGCGGTTCATCGCATTATGGAGAAAATTTTGGAGCAGATAAGTACGATGATAGACGCAATAATGAGAGGAGGAGGGGTAGGAGTGAGGATAAGAGTTCAGATCGCAGAGACAGGAGTTATGATAGGGACTATGGAAATGAAAGAGATTATAAGAGACATCACATCTAATACGTGTTATAGGcatgtaattttatgagTTATCTGTgacaaataattagtatgtgtaatatttatagtTACTAAAGCTGTAATATATGATCAGATATCGTAAGATTGTGATGTTGcatataatcatttagatgATTATACCCataataatgtattaataACCACCTCGACACATAACAGAGATTATGTAAATGTGTTTTTGTAAATGGTAACCCACAAAATTGATAGATTCACcgatataaaattattaacacaacatatttttattttcgTTACCTTGAAAGTTTGACAAACATAACAAATATCATAATTACTATAGATAAAGATAActtcattaaaaatatttatacttCTTTGTCGCATATTGGCGAACCCTATTTTACAACTTGTTGAATAATGTGGAAGAATCTAACATTCCCAACAGCGAAGCCCTATTGGGTCACACTTTATTGTTGGGAATGTTAGATTAATATGAACAATATAGACTATGCAATCTACAGCTCCAAAGAAATACAAAGTTCAACACAAGCTATTTACACTGATGTATGTACTTTAACTCATTTAGGGACCTTGTAACTTTACTATTGTAGACCGCAAATACATCACCCCCACTGTTTTCATACTCATCCTTAAGGATAACAACAACACTCCATTTACTGGTGGTtaatatctaatttagGCGTTGAATTAGGTGGACATTTAAGATTTTTTATACCACCAGCCCCTAGAAGTGTTGAAAATCAGTGGtatagtaattaattaatcacaGGAATGGAGCAAATGACATCGAGTCTAGGGAACTGATTAAGAGAGTTTACACACCAATTTTTGTAGACCCTCAAAATAAACTTTTGCATTTTGCCATAAGAGTGTATGAACCTTGCGAAGAATTTTGTGACGGAGGCAAATGCTCTCGTTCATTAGCTAATCTTCCACTTAATTCTGAGGTTTCCTGTCAAGTAGTACCAGGGTGAGTATATATTTCACTTTATATTTCTCTATATGATTACTACTGACCTGTTATTATCTATAACacaatacaaatattagCATGCTTAATTTATCTGTTTGTCATATGTTTACTAATGTGTTCTATTTTaccattaattttattcatCGGCACATATTCATTCTGTATCATAATTTTACTATGGTTtctattattattattattatgcAGAAAGCTCCACTATAAGACACCCTCTCAATTCGCTTTTCAAAGCAGCATTTTCACCGTAAAAAAGGTTGCATTTATCGCCGGGGGTACGGGAATTACTTTGTTTTATCgtattatatcaaatattatacataaccCTTCTGATAATACCGAAATCATTCTGCTTTTTTCTGTAAGAAATATTGATGAAATCATTCTACACCAGGCACTGGAACAATTTGATTCGCCGCTcttattcaaaaaatatttcataacTAAACCTGCAGTTACGGctgattatataaatagtgGCACTATAGTCTCTGGTTTTATCAATAAGGAAATACTTACTACAAAAGTCAAGGACTGCTGTCacacatttatttgtgGCCCCAAACCCTTCAATAAGTATATACATGAACTGTTGATCGAACTTGGCGTGGCAAATGATCGTATCACTCCAATTTAGTCGCgcaaaaattatgtattaataGTGGTATATATTGGATTACTGTGtaacaaattgattatcGAAAATTTGACTAAATTGTCGAAACAGTATAAAGTACTGTAAAACTGGGATTTGATATATTCTGGTGGAGTAATTGATTGTTTATGTGATCGGACTTACATTAAGAAAGTATATTCTGGATAATATAGTTTTAAATCATGTTTACAAAATTAGCCAATGTTATCACCAAGGCCGATTTGTTGGCTAAACTAGTTCGCCTTAGGCTTCGTCAGCCCATTCTGCCTTATATAACCCCGGAAGATGCTTTAAAATGCAAACTTACAgacaatgaaaatttagTTAACAAGGCGAAGGACAAACAACCACATCTGGAGTTAGCAGCTATTACACCTGCTGTTGCAGCATTGGTAAA
The DNA window shown above is from Babesia microti strain RI chromosome III, complete genome and carries:
- a CDS encoding U1 small nuclear ribonucleoprotein 70kDa (overlaps_old_locusTagID:BBM_III04375), with translation MNNIDYAIYSSKEIQSSTQAIYTDGPCNFTIVDRKYITPTVFILILKDNNNTPFTGVELGGHLRFFIPPAPRSVENQWNGANDIESRELIKRVYTPIFVDPQNKLLHFAIRVYEPCEEFCDGGKCSRSLANLPLNSEVSCQVVPGKLHYKTPSQFAFQSSIFTVKKVAFIAGGTGITLFYRIISNIIHNPSDNTEIILLFSVRNIDEIILHQALEQFDSPLLFKKYFITKPAVTADYINSGTIVSGFINKEILTTKVKDCCHTFICGPKPFNKYIHELLIELGVANDRITPI
- a CDS encoding cytochrome-b5 reductase (overlaps_old_locusTagID:BBM_III04375), whose product is MFTKLANVITKADLLAKLVRLRLRQPILPYITPEDALKCKLTDNENLVNKAKDKQPHLELAAITPAVAALVNVAEILKTGQALSNQQSLTKVVNNKTAKTHGGDANKNILYNMKEKEWNILKPGDEARTRHLKWR
- a CDS encoding U1 small nuclear ribonucleoprotein 70 kDa (overlaps_old_locusTagID:BBM_III04370) — protein: MSALGMPPHILALFEARPPLEHLPFADTTLRRKPGGMAQYVKEFSDEIPVPQPHFETPKERRARKNKEKIEAHLLRQKNLIEQYDPKSGNSLTHDPYKTLFIGNLAYEATERQLRSEFEAYGKIKRIRIIADANGNPRGYAFIEFDTEREMVNAYKRGDGRKIAGRRVIVDVERSRTVAGWLPRRLGGGRGLARGSKKNIPPVNINANPVNSSRGYSQPRNSTRSYSQSRSGYGRTNSRYDYSSRSACTGRSDSMHTERREYNNLNHSNPENTRSSGGSSHYGENFGADKYDDRRNNERRRGRSEDKSSDRRDRSYDRDYGNERDYKRHHI